The Pseudomonas orientalis genome contains a region encoding:
- the rapZ gene encoding RNase adapter RapZ — MRLIIVSGRSGSGKSTALNVLEDSGFYCIDNLPAGLLPELAERALIHTELAQPLVAVSIDARNLPSHLSRFPELLEEVRAKHIHCDVLYLDADEETLLKRFSETRRRHPLSSANRSLAEAIEDETKLLGPIIDLADLKINTTNLNLYQLRDAIKLRLLNQPEPGTAFLVESFGFKRGMPVDADLVFDVRCLPNPYWKPELRDQSGLDQPVIDYLAAQPDVEEMFQDISTYLLKWLPRFAASNRAYVTIAIGCTGGHHRSVYLTERLGQVLQQTLKNVQVRHRDLS; from the coding sequence ATGCGTTTGATCATCGTCAGCGGCCGTTCCGGCTCGGGTAAGAGCACTGCGCTTAACGTTCTTGAAGACAGCGGCTTCTATTGCATCGACAACCTGCCCGCCGGCTTGCTGCCGGAATTGGCGGAACGCGCCCTGATCCACACCGAACTGGCGCAACCGCTGGTCGCCGTGTCGATCGACGCGCGCAACCTGCCCAGCCACCTCTCACGGTTCCCCGAACTGCTCGAGGAGGTGCGCGCCAAGCATATTCATTGCGACGTGCTGTATCTGGACGCCGACGAGGAAACCCTGCTCAAGCGGTTCTCCGAAACCCGTCGACGCCACCCGCTCAGCAGCGCCAACCGTTCCCTGGCCGAAGCCATCGAGGACGAAACCAAACTGCTGGGGCCGATCATCGATCTGGCCGACCTCAAGATCAACACCACCAACCTGAACCTGTACCAACTGCGCGATGCGATCAAGCTGCGATTGCTGAACCAGCCGGAGCCTGGCACTGCGTTCCTGGTCGAGTCGTTTGGCTTCAAGCGCGGCATGCCGGTGGACGCCGACCTGGTGTTCGACGTGCGCTGCCTGCCCAATCCCTATTGGAAACCGGAGTTGCGCGATCAGTCCGGGCTTGACCAACCCGTGATCGACTACCTGGCGGCACAACCGGATGTGGAAGAGATGTTCCAGGATATCTCCACCTACCTGCTCAAATGGTTGCCGCGCTTTGCTGCCAGCAACCGCGCCTATGTCACCATTGCCATCGGCTGCACCGGCGGCCACCACCGTTCCGTCTACCTGACGGAGCGACTGGGCCAGGTGCTGCAACAAACCCTCAAGAACGTCCAGGTTCGCCACCGCGACCTTAGCTGA